From the Flavobacterium gyeonganense genome, the window GCACGGACTGACAATCGATTATGTAAGTCCTTTCAACGAGCCGCAATACGAATGGGATGGTTCAGGACAGGAAGGTTCTCCGGCCACCAATACGAATATTTACAATTTTGTAAATGTCTTATCGCCAAAATTACAGTCAAAAGGACTGAATTCTCAGATTGTGGTTGGAGAAGGAGGATCGTATGAACCTTTGTATAAAACAATTGTAGGAAAAGAAAACAGATCGAACCAGATTGACTACTTCTTTGCTTCTAATTCATCTAAAAATATTGCAGGTTTAAGCAATGTTAAGAAAACCATTTCTGCACATAGTTACTGGCAGGCATGGCCTTTGAGAGAGCTTGTAAATTCAAGGGAATTGGCTGCTGCAAGAGCGCAGTCTATTGGAGGATTGAGTCTTTGGTCATCAGAGTATTGCGTATTAGAAAGCCCTGGAACAGCTGAACTTCCGGGTGGTGCAGGTCCTGGAAGAGATTTAGGAATTTCTCTGGCACTTTGGACAGCGCGTATTATCAGTACTGATATTGCTGTTGGAGGTGTTACTTCATGGCAATGGTGGACAGCGATTAGCCGCGGAGACTATAAAGACGGATTAATTCATGTTGATAATGGCTCAAGTAATGGTGCCGGAGATGCTAACTATTGTAAAAATGACGGATTTATCAGGGATTCAAAAACACTTTGGGCTTTAGGAAACTTTTCTTTCTTCGTAAAACCGGGAATGGTAAGGGTTCAGGTTCCAAGTGTTGATAGCGCAAAAGCTGTAAACGATGTGATGGTGACGGCCTACAAAGATGTTGCCGCTAAAAAACTGGTAATCGTTGCGGTAAACATCAGCAAAGCCGCAAAAACATACAAATTCAACCTTAGCGGTGGTGCTTTAACAGATAATAAACTGACACCTTATACCACTTCTGAAACATTAAGCCTGAAAAAAGGTGCGTCTGTTGATGCTACGAATTTAGAAATTCCGGCAAGATCAGTTGTAACGTATGTTGGGATATACAAGTAAGGATACAAAGAGATAAAGTTTCAAAGGCTTTACCACAATATTGTCATTTCGACGTAAGGAGAAATCGCACTCGTTAATCGACAAAGATTGGCGAAATACTTTGCGGAATTTCTAGTGAGATTTTGCTTCGTCTGTTCGCTATCGCTTGAGTCTCGTTCCTCGGAATGACAAACTAGACGATAAAGTCAATTAGAAAACAAAAAATAAATGAGAAAGGTATATATCTCGCTTTTATTGGTAATGAGTTCGCTGTCGTATGGACAGCGAACCATCACTATCAGCACAGATAATGTAGTCCAGACCATGGATGGATTTGGAGGTTCGGATGCATGGAGAGCGCAATTCGTGGGTAAAAACTGGCCTGAACAAAAAAAGAATGCGATTGCAGATTTGTTATTCAGCAAAGAAATTGATGCAGAAGGAAACCCAAAAGGAATCGGGCTTTCGATCTGGCGTTTTAATCTAGGGGCAGGAAGTACGGAACAAGGCGAAAACAGTAAAGTTTCTGACGAATGGAGAAGAAGCGAATGTTTTCTGAATGCCGATGGAACCTATGATTTTTCTAAGCAGGAAGGACAGAGATGGTTTCTTCAGGCAGCCAAAAAAAGAGGAGTTGAAAAATTCCTGATTTTCACCAACAGTCCGCCGGTTTATATGACGCATAATGGATTATCTTTTTCTTCCAGAAAGAATAAACTGAATCTAAAAGATGGTGCAATTCCAAAATTTGCCGATTTTTTAGTTCAAAGTATTCAGGGACTGGAGAAAAATGAAGGAATAAAATTCGATTATGTCAGCCCATTAAATGAACCTCAGTGGGAGTGGATGCCCAAAAGCGGTGACACCAATAGTCAGGAAGGTACTCCGGCTACAAATCAGGAGATATACGAGGTAACCAAAGCGCTTTCTGAAAAACTCAAAGCAAAAAAAATGAGTACAGAAATTGTAGTTGCCGAAGCAGCACAAATCGATTATTTGTATGGAAATGTAAATGCAGAAAATCGCGACAATCAGATTGATTATTTCTTTGGAAAAACAAAAACAAATATTTCTAAATTACCGAATGTTAAAAATGTTATTTTAGGCCACAGTTATTTTACAACCTGGCCGGTTGAAAAACAGGTTTTAAGCAGAAAATTGATTGCTGCAGAAATAAAACAGAAACCAGGATTAAAATACTGGCAGTCTGAATACTGCATTTTAGAAAATCCGGGAGAAACTGAAATTCCGGGTGGTTCAGGCGGAGGAAGGGATTTAGGAATGCAGACCGCTTTGTTCGTAGCGAGATTAATTCATAATGATATTGCGGTTGCCAATGCAGCTTCATGGCAATGGTGGACCTCTATTACGCGTGTAGATTACAAAGATGGTTTAATCTATCTTGATGATGGAAAAACTAACGGAGGAACAGCACCTGATTATGTTCGTAATGATGGTGAATTTCACGATTCAAAACTGCTTTGGGCTTTAGGGAATTACTCTTTGTTTGTACGTCCCGGAATGCTAAGGATTGATGTTCCCAATCAAAATGAACAGGATGCCGCAAATGATGTAATGCTAACGGCTTACAAAGATGTTCAGAACAAAAAACTGATTGTAGTAGCAGTAAATTGCGGAAAAGAAGCGCAGCAATACAAATTTGATTTATCAAAAGGAGTTGTAAAAAATAACGAATTTACTCCTTACACCACTTCTGAAACCTCTAATTTAAAAAGAGGAACAGTTCAGAAAACAGATAACCTGGAAATTCCGGCAAGGTCTGTAGTAACGTTTGTGGGAGAATTACAATATTAAACCTGAAACAAAATTAACTATTAATAAACTAAAGAAGCTTAGAAACTTAGAATCTCAGCATCTTAGAACCTTTAGAAACATGTTTACAAAAAAGATCTTATTACCCGTATTACTCTTTTCGTGTCTGTCAGCGAGCAGCCAGATTTCGTTTGGAGATTCTAAAAAAATTAATGACAACTGGAAGTTCAATTTACAGGAAACTCCGGATGCAAAAAACACAGCTTTTGACGACAGTAAATGGCAAAAGATAAATGTGCCGCATGACTGGAGTGTAAAAGGCCAGCTGAGCCCAACATTGGCAAGTTGTACAGGTTTTCTTCCAGGAGGAATTGGCTGGTACAGAAAATCAATTAATATTCCACAGAGTAAAAGCGGCGAAAAAATATATTTATATTTTGAAGGCGTTTACAACCGAAGCGAAGTTTTCATCAACGGACATTCTTTAGGCAAACGACCAAACGGTTATATTTCTTTTGCTTATGATGCGACACCATTTATAAAATATGGAGGAGAAAATACTATTTCAGTTCGTGTGGACCACAGCCAGAGTGCAGATTCAAGATGGTACACCGGTTCAGGAATTTACAGGGATGTATGGGTAGTATATGCAAATCCGGTTCATATTGCACAATGGGGTGTTTACGCTTATCCTGAAGTAAAAAAAGGAGCTGGAACTTTGAATGTTGAGGTTGAGGTTGAAA encodes:
- a CDS encoding glycoside hydrolase, translated to MTLYKNNKVSLLCAGLLFASSFLVSCDSDKNENADSDNAVSELKVNLDANLQTMESFGASDAWQCNFIGKNWPSDKKNQMADLLFSRDVDAEGNPKGIGLSLWRFNLGSGSTEQGDASDIGDEWRRTECFTKDGVNYDMTKQAGQVWFMKAARERGVDKLLAFSNSAPVYLTQNGKAHASIKEFYNLKEGKMPELADFWVTSLDKLKSEHGLTIDYVSPFNEPQYEWDGSGQEGSPATNTNIYNFVNVLSPKLQSKGLNSQIVVGEGGSYEPLYKTIVGKENRSNQIDYFFASNSSKNIAGLSNVKKTISAHSYWQAWPLRELVNSRELAAARAQSIGGLSLWSSEYCVLESPGTAELPGGAGPGRDLGISLALWTARIISTDIAVGGVTSWQWWTAISRGDYKDGLIHVDNGSSNGAGDANYCKNDGFIRDSKTLWALGNFSFFVKPGMVRVQVPSVDSAKAVNDVMVTAYKDVAAKKLVIVAVNISKAAKTYKFNLSGGALTDNKLTPYTTSETLSLKKGASVDATNLEIPARSVVTYVGIYK
- a CDS encoding glycoside hydrolase, giving the protein MRKVYISLLLVMSSLSYGQRTITISTDNVVQTMDGFGGSDAWRAQFVGKNWPEQKKNAIADLLFSKEIDAEGNPKGIGLSIWRFNLGAGSTEQGENSKVSDEWRRSECFLNADGTYDFSKQEGQRWFLQAAKKRGVEKFLIFTNSPPVYMTHNGLSFSSRKNKLNLKDGAIPKFADFLVQSIQGLEKNEGIKFDYVSPLNEPQWEWMPKSGDTNSQEGTPATNQEIYEVTKALSEKLKAKKMSTEIVVAEAAQIDYLYGNVNAENRDNQIDYFFGKTKTNISKLPNVKNVILGHSYFTTWPVEKQVLSRKLIAAEIKQKPGLKYWQSEYCILENPGETEIPGGSGGGRDLGMQTALFVARLIHNDIAVANAASWQWWTSITRVDYKDGLIYLDDGKTNGGTAPDYVRNDGEFHDSKLLWALGNYSLFVRPGMLRIDVPNQNEQDAANDVMLTAYKDVQNKKLIVVAVNCGKEAQQYKFDLSKGVVKNNEFTPYTTSETSNLKRGTVQKTDNLEIPARSVVTFVGELQY